In one Sphingobium indicum B90A genomic region, the following are encoded:
- a CDS encoding usg protein — MSRRDFIVQLEGRRLTTAEIHYYRPDAPSLLQLFVWQEYDLAPDFPVLFEFLDHWRREIEAALHSVCISHEGMIRPTEWRAVDGVIDIR, encoded by the coding sequence ATGAGCCGGCGGGACTTCATCGTGCAGCTAGAGGGCCGTCGGCTGACGACGGCAGAGATCCACTACTACCGTCCCGATGCGCCCTCGCTGCTGCAGCTGTTCGTCTGGCAGGAGTACGATCTCGCGCCCGATTTCCCGGTGCTGTTCGAGTTCCTCGATCACTGGCGGCGCGAGATCGAGGCCGCGCTTCATTCTGTGTGCATTTCGCATGAGGGGATGATCCGCCCCACCGAGTGGCGCGCGGTCGATGGCGTGATCGATATCCGGTGA
- the groL gene encoding chaperonin GroEL (60 kDa chaperone family; promotes refolding of misfolded polypeptides especially under stressful conditions; forms two stacked rings of heptamers to form a barrel-shaped 14mer; ends can be capped by GroES; misfolded proteins enter the barrel where they are refolded when GroES binds) has product MAAKEVKFASDARDRMLRGVDTLANAVKVTLGPKGRNVVIEKSFGAPRITKDGVTVAKEIELKDKFENMGAQMLREVASKQNDKAGDGTTTATVLAQAIVREGTKAVSAGMNPMDLKRGIDLAVGAVVKDLEAHARKVSANSEIAQVATISANGDEEVGRILAEAMEKVGNEGVITVEEAKSLATELETVEGMQFDRGYLSPYFVTNAEKLKVELDDPYILIHEKKLSNLQAMIPLLEQVVQSGRPLLIIAEDVEGEALATLVVNKLRGGLKVAAVKAPGFGDRRKAMLEDIAILTAGNVVSEELGTKLDNVTIGMLGRAKKVIIDKDNTTVVDGAGARSDIDARVAQIRAQIETTTSDYDREKLQERVAKLAGGVAVIRVGGATEVEVKEKKDRVDDALHATRAAVEEGILPGGGIPLLRALKALGGLKAANDDQQSGIDIVRRALRAPARQIADNAGEDGAFIVGKLLESEDYNWGFNAATGQYEDLVGSGVIDPAKVVRTALQDAASVASLLITTEALVAEAPKDDKGAKAAMPEMEY; this is encoded by the coding sequence ATGGCTGCCAAGGAAGTGAAGTTTGCGTCCGACGCGCGTGATCGCATGCTGCGCGGCGTGGATACGCTGGCCAACGCAGTGAAAGTGACCCTGGGGCCCAAGGGCCGCAACGTGGTCATCGAGAAATCGTTCGGCGCGCCGCGCATCACCAAGGACGGCGTCACCGTCGCCAAGGAAATCGAACTCAAGGACAAGTTCGAGAACATGGGCGCGCAGATGCTGCGCGAGGTCGCGTCGAAGCAGAACGACAAGGCCGGCGACGGCACCACCACCGCGACCGTGCTCGCCCAGGCGATCGTGCGCGAAGGCACAAAGGCCGTCTCGGCAGGCATGAACCCGATGGACCTGAAACGCGGCATCGACCTCGCCGTCGGCGCCGTGGTCAAGGACCTCGAAGCCCATGCGCGGAAGGTCAGCGCCAACAGCGAGATCGCGCAGGTCGCGACCATCTCGGCGAACGGCGACGAGGAAGTCGGCCGCATTCTCGCCGAGGCGATGGAGAAGGTCGGCAACGAGGGCGTCATCACGGTCGAAGAGGCCAAGAGCCTCGCGACAGAGCTTGAAACCGTCGAGGGTATGCAGTTCGATCGCGGCTATCTGTCGCCTTACTTCGTGACCAACGCGGAGAAGCTCAAGGTCGAGCTCGACGATCCCTACATTCTCATCCACGAGAAGAAGCTGTCGAACTTGCAGGCAATGATCCCGCTGCTCGAGCAGGTAGTGCAGTCGGGCCGGCCGCTCCTTATCATCGCCGAGGACGTGGAGGGCGAGGCGCTGGCGACGCTGGTCGTCAATAAGCTGCGCGGCGGCCTCAAGGTTGCAGCGGTCAAAGCGCCGGGCTTCGGCGATCGCCGCAAGGCCATGCTGGAAGACATCGCGATCCTAACTGCTGGCAACGTCGTCAGCGAGGAACTCGGCACCAAGCTCGATAACGTCACGATCGGGATGCTCGGCCGAGCCAAGAAGGTCATCATCGACAAGGACAATACGACCGTCGTCGATGGTGCCGGAGCCCGCTCGGACATCGATGCCCGCGTCGCCCAGATCCGCGCACAGATCGAGACCACGACGAGCGACTACGATCGCGAGAAGCTGCAGGAACGCGTGGCCAAGCTCGCGGGCGGTGTCGCGGTGATCCGCGTCGGCGGCGCGACCGAGGTCGAGGTGAAGGAGAAGAAGGATCGCGTCGATGACGCACTCCACGCCACTCGCGCCGCGGTCGAGGAAGGCATTCTGCCGGGAGGCGGTATTCCGCTGCTGCGCGCGCTCAAGGCGCTTGGCGGCCTCAAGGCGGCGAACGACGACCAGCAGTCAGGCATCGATATTGTCCGCCGCGCACTTCGCGCGCCGGCACGGCAGATCGCTGACAACGCCGGTGAGGATGGTGCCTTCATCGTCGGCAAGCTCCTGGAGAGCGAGGACTACAATTGGGGCTTCAACGCCGCCACCGGCCAGTATGAAGATCTGGTTGGCTCCGGCGTGATCGATCCCGCCAAGGTGGTTCGCACCGCGCTCCAGGATGCCGCTTCGGTAGCCTCGCTCTTGATCACGACCGAGGCGCTCGTCGCCGAAGCACCTAAGGACGACAAGGGCGCCAAGGCCGCAATGCCCGAAATGGAGTACTGA
- a CDS encoding ribbon-helix-helix domain-containing protein, which produces MGKDGRDAERVTTTLSRRQKAELERLAEADGVKVAWLVRKAIERFLEHRAGGPMLPLD; this is translated from the coding sequence ATGGGCAAGGATGGCCGCGACGCCGAGAGGGTCACGACGACTTTGAGCCGTCGCCAGAAGGCCGAGCTGGAGAGACTGGCGGAGGCCGACGGCGTGAAGGTCGCTTGGCTGGTGCGCAAGGCCATTGAGAGATTTCTGGAGCATCGTGCCGGCGGGCCGATGCTTCCGTTGGATTAG
- the groES gene encoding co-chaperone GroES, with protein sequence MHFRPLHDRVVVRRIEAEEKTSGGIIIPDTAKEKPQEGEVVAVGAGLRDDSGKLFELAVKAGDRVLFGKWSGTEVKIDGEDLLIMKESDILGVIEAAAQLNQAA encoded by the coding sequence ATGCATTTCCGCCCTTTGCACGACCGTGTGGTCGTCCGCCGCATCGAAGCCGAGGAGAAGACCTCGGGCGGCATCATCATCCCCGACACCGCCAAGGAAAAGCCGCAGGAAGGTGAAGTGGTCGCCGTCGGCGCGGGCCTGCGCGACGATAGCGGCAAGCTCTTTGAACTCGCCGTCAAGGCGGGCGACCGCGTGCTTTTCGGCAAATGGTCGGGGACCGAGGTCAAAATCGACGGCGAGGATTTGCTCATCATGAAGGAGAGCGACATCCTCGGCGTAATCGAGGCCGCGGCCCAGCTCAACCAGGCCGCCTGA
- a CDS encoding DNA cytosine methyltransferase: MRSAELFAGCGGLAMGMSLLGFRHELMAEFDFDAVETVRHNRAAGVAHVAHWPMDQLDVRDIDWSAHRGLDLISGGPPCQPFGIGGKKMGQADTRDMWPEAVRAVREGRPRAFLFENVRNLAGPRFREYLDWIVAHLERPSITRRPGEALADHTARLRGSDADREYRACWQVVNAADLGAAQIRHRVIIIGLRADQGVEPTPMPATHSRDRLLWDQYVTGTYWDRHGLKRRAAPSRRDDQRRVAAIRAASVEPQGEPWRTVRDVLVDLGEPNGENGHVAQHGARVYAGHTGSPLDLPAKALKAGDHGVPGGENMMVRDDGSVRYFTKREAARLVGLPDAFSFPRSWSESMRQMGNAVPVPLAEAAARRVVDLLGGVRALASRRRAA; encoded by the coding sequence ATGCGGAGCGCTGAACTCTTCGCCGGATGCGGCGGATTGGCGATGGGAATGTCCCTCCTGGGCTTTCGACATGAGCTGATGGCCGAGTTCGACTTCGACGCGGTGGAGACGGTGCGCCACAACCGCGCGGCCGGCGTCGCGCATGTCGCGCACTGGCCAATGGATCAGCTCGATGTCCGTGACATTGACTGGTCGGCCCATCGTGGACTCGACCTCATCTCCGGCGGCCCGCCCTGTCAGCCGTTCGGGATTGGCGGCAAGAAGATGGGTCAGGCCGACACGCGCGACATGTGGCCTGAGGCGGTCCGCGCCGTGCGCGAGGGCCGACCCCGCGCGTTCCTTTTCGAGAATGTCCGCAATCTCGCTGGTCCCCGCTTTCGCGAGTATCTGGATTGGATCGTGGCGCATCTTGAGCGGCCATCGATCACGCGCCGGCCGGGCGAGGCGTTGGCGGATCACACCGCGCGACTGCGCGGCAGCGACGCCGATCGCGAGTATCGCGCCTGCTGGCAGGTGGTCAACGCTGCCGATCTCGGCGCGGCGCAGATTCGTCACCGTGTGATCATTATCGGGCTGAGGGCGGATCAGGGTGTCGAGCCGACGCCGATGCCGGCGACCCACTCGCGCGACCGCTTGCTCTGGGACCAGTATGTCACCGGGACCTATTGGGATCGGCATGGCCTGAAGCGCCGCGCCGCGCCGTCGCGGCGTGACGATCAGCGGCGTGTCGCCGCCATTCGCGCGGCGAGTGTCGAGCCCCAGGGCGAACCCTGGCGGACCGTCCGTGATGTGCTCGTTGATCTCGGCGAACCCAATGGCGAGAATGGTCACGTCGCGCAGCATGGCGCGCGTGTCTACGCGGGTCACACCGGTAGTCCGCTCGACCTGCCGGCGAAGGCGCTCAAGGCGGGCGATCACGGGGTCCCGGGCGGTGAGAACATGATGGTGCGCGACGATGGCTCGGTGCGCTATTTCACCAAGCGCGAGGCCGCGCGCCTCGTCGGCTTGCCGGATGCGTTCAGCTTTCCGCGCTCGTGGAGCGAGAGCATGCGCCAAATGGGCAACGCCGTTCCGGTGCCTCTCGCCGAGGCGGCGGCGCGCCGCGTCGTTGATCTCCTGGGCGGCGTCCGAGCGCTGGCGTCACGGCGCCGCGCCGCCTAG
- a CDS encoding DEAD/DEAH box helicase, with protein sequence MFDPVTIDLIRGAPPLGDLDFSELPQRFTNAFAEIVAARVRLRGATTVEQRGEAFIELLSEMRRLAAAQELLVATAPERADRASAAFVAGTAHQLCLMAETVVAEGEPCFSSINAIHADHDICATLLFLIADSQSDAAEMAKRLKRPDGDLSAEGRLVAAIADLANGRLREVITSEVDEDNFEFYDPPSDTTASGIAVEALLRRLHAGVIQLARELLVPPHEGVAADAIPESRRIFAQVRDLSVTPIEGVFEEDGPEVFSSFPGPLHIAKLLLAVSGDLAEAALCRVPAPNGIDPSAWWQVIRRAARKRPYLWRNHREALEKGYLAKGVSAAVSFPTGGGKSTLAELKIAAALLGGGQVVVLAPTLALVDQTAFTLGNAFKDYTVLGDLDDEITFSDVLELPEIIVTTPERCLVLQSIQPEAFAQVALVVFDECHLIHPRESDRSRRAIDAMLCILNLTSYAPGADLLLVSAMMQNAEEMAGWVAELTGRPCLPLDLAWKPTRQARGCVAYEAARITELNELLATEQLTATTKGVPKPLASRLDAAPFAFFCLRQTWATRKRDDYALMALLDEAVPFATGVSEKSGDWYMTPNGNIVAGTIAAAAAEDGLKTLTFVQSTIAAESTVRHFRSLLPKRRVVLTEEEQGWRKLVEEEMGGPQHCYLKLDASGQVDGSATSHHGQLLKPERMLHESLFKRRDGVDALFATSTLAQGMNLPSDVVLIAGDSRWDVSDDKFKQLDAHELLNAAGRAGRAGEGGQGFVLVVPSKIINIDDVDNTIHRHWMSLQSIFSQSDQCLQIDDPITGLLDRIHMHAHEGNEDYFLARLPVGESDAPDEPAKAMIRRSFAAYRKRQEGKAEWIESRIVAALARRDELAPKQDLNWLERVAASAGLPYEVVASLAALIEAGAFDGDSTDCMNRLFEWIEANPTWLMHLIRPNDIEGLFGKDYRAIAGNAAKAKVALPQIRPLLTAWMAGKPLCELERAIGTKEHLIKTCETARHFAVRLVPDLAFVAGLPARILAARAVAAGKEPVMPIVLQTLSGVVRKGCASAEQLANAVHLNSDSRPAARAQFLQIERHIPAGEPFETFDTVLERVRHAHLLAMFDEL encoded by the coding sequence ATGTTTGATCCTGTCACGATCGACCTTATCAGAGGCGCACCGCCACTTGGCGACCTCGACTTTTCCGAGCTGCCCCAACGCTTCACCAATGCCTTCGCCGAAATCGTCGCAGCGCGAGTCCGGCTGCGAGGTGCCACAACGGTCGAGCAGCGCGGCGAAGCCTTTATTGAGCTGCTTTCGGAGATGCGCCGTCTGGCGGCGGCGCAGGAGCTGCTCGTCGCAACTGCGCCGGAGCGTGCCGACCGCGCCTCGGCCGCATTCGTGGCCGGCACCGCACACCAGCTGTGCCTCATGGCCGAGACCGTCGTAGCCGAAGGCGAGCCGTGTTTTTCCAGCATTAACGCTATCCATGCCGATCATGACATCTGCGCGACGCTGCTGTTCTTGATCGCGGACTCGCAGAGCGACGCTGCCGAGATGGCCAAGCGGCTCAAGCGTCCGGACGGCGACCTGAGCGCCGAAGGTCGACTGGTCGCCGCGATCGCCGACTTGGCTAATGGCCGTCTGCGCGAAGTGATCACCAGCGAGGTCGACGAAGACAATTTCGAATTCTACGATCCTCCATCTGATACAACCGCCAGCGGTATCGCAGTGGAAGCGCTTCTTCGCCGGCTGCACGCGGGCGTCATCCAGCTCGCGCGTGAGCTGCTCGTTCCACCACACGAGGGCGTCGCGGCGGATGCGATCCCGGAATCGCGCCGCATTTTCGCCCAGGTGCGCGACCTTTCCGTCACCCCGATTGAAGGTGTGTTCGAAGAGGATGGTCCCGAGGTCTTCAGTTCCTTTCCCGGTCCGCTCCACATCGCCAAGCTGCTGCTGGCGGTGTCGGGCGATCTGGCCGAAGCAGCACTTTGCCGGGTTCCTGCGCCGAATGGCATCGACCCAAGCGCGTGGTGGCAGGTCATTCGCCGGGCCGCGCGCAAGCGCCCCTATCTCTGGCGAAATCACCGCGAGGCGCTGGAGAAGGGCTATCTCGCGAAAGGCGTTTCGGCGGCGGTCAGCTTCCCAACCGGGGGAGGCAAGTCGACGCTGGCAGAACTTAAGATCGCTGCGGCGCTGCTTGGCGGCGGACAGGTCGTTGTGCTCGCGCCGACACTGGCGTTGGTCGACCAGACCGCCTTCACGCTTGGCAATGCGTTTAAGGACTATACCGTTCTCGGCGATCTCGACGACGAGATCACCTTCTCCGACGTCCTCGAGCTTCCGGAGATAATCGTCACCACGCCCGAGCGCTGTCTCGTGCTGCAGTCGATACAGCCGGAAGCATTCGCGCAGGTCGCGCTCGTTGTGTTCGACGAGTGCCACCTCATTCATCCTCGCGAATCCGACCGCAGCCGGCGGGCGATCGACGCAATGCTGTGTATCCTAAATCTCACTAGCTATGCGCCCGGTGCCGACCTGTTGCTCGTATCTGCGATGATGCAGAACGCCGAAGAGATGGCCGGCTGGGTGGCCGAGCTCACCGGCCGCCCTTGCCTCCCGCTCGACCTCGCTTGGAAGCCGACCCGCCAGGCCCGCGGCTGCGTGGCCTATGAAGCCGCGCGCATCACCGAGCTCAACGAACTGCTCGCCACGGAACAGCTCACCGCGACCACTAAGGGCGTGCCCAAGCCTCTCGCAAGCCGCCTCGATGCGGCGCCCTTTGCCTTTTTCTGCCTGCGGCAGACCTGGGCGACCCGCAAGCGCGACGACTATGCGCTGATGGCGCTGCTTGACGAGGCGGTGCCGTTCGCGACCGGCGTGTCAGAAAAATCCGGCGACTGGTATATGACGCCGAACGGCAACATCGTCGCGGGTACGATCGCCGCGGCAGCAGCCGAGGACGGCCTCAAGACCCTGACCTTCGTCCAGAGTACGATCGCCGCCGAATCCACCGTCCGGCATTTTCGTAGCCTGCTGCCCAAGCGTCGCGTCGTGCTCACCGAGGAGGAGCAAGGTTGGCGCAAGCTGGTCGAGGAAGAGATGGGCGGGCCGCAGCACTGCTATCTCAAGCTAGACGCTTCCGGCCAGGTTGATGGGAGCGCCACCAGCCATCACGGCCAGCTGCTTAAGCCCGAGCGCATGCTGCACGAGTCGTTATTCAAGCGGCGTGACGGTGTCGACGCCCTGTTCGCAACTTCGACCCTGGCGCAGGGCATGAACCTGCCGAGTGACGTGGTCCTGATCGCCGGCGACAGCCGCTGGGACGTGTCGGACGACAAGTTCAAGCAGCTGGACGCGCACGAACTGCTCAATGCCGCCGGCCGGGCCGGGCGTGCGGGCGAAGGCGGCCAGGGCTTTGTGCTGGTGGTGCCGAGCAAGATCATAAACATCGATGATGTTGACAATACGATCCATCGCCACTGGATGTCGCTCCAGAGCATCTTCTCGCAGTCGGACCAGTGCTTGCAGATCGATGACCCGATAACCGGCCTGCTGGATCGCATCCACATGCATGCGCACGAAGGCAATGAGGACTATTTCCTTGCCCGACTGCCAGTCGGCGAGTCGGATGCGCCCGACGAACCCGCCAAGGCCATGATCCGTCGATCCTTCGCCGCGTACCGCAAGCGCCAGGAAGGCAAGGCCGAGTGGATTGAAAGCCGCATCGTCGCAGCGCTTGCGCGCCGTGACGAGCTGGCGCCGAAGCAGGACCTGAACTGGCTCGAGCGAGTGGCTGCCTCCGCGGGGCTACCCTATGAGGTCGTCGCCAGCCTGGCCGCGCTGATCGAGGCGGGGGCGTTTGACGGTGACAGCACGGACTGCATGAATAGGTTGTTTGAGTGGATCGAGGCCAACCCGACCTGGTTGATGCACCTGATCAGGCCCAACGACATCGAAGGGCTGTTTGGGAAGGACTATCGTGCGATCGCCGGCAATGCCGCCAAGGCGAAGGTCGCCTTGCCGCAGATCAGGCCGCTGCTGACCGCATGGATGGCGGGAAAGCCGCTCTGCGAACTCGAACGGGCGATCGGAACCAAGGAGCATCTTATCAAGACCTGCGAGACCGCGCGGCACTTCGCGGTTCGCCTTGTTCCGGACTTGGCCTTCGTCGCCGGCCTGCCGGCACGCATACTCGCGGCAAGAGCCGTGGCGGCTGGAAAAGAGCCTGTCATGCCGATTGTCTTGCAGACTTTGAGCGGCGTGGTCCGCAAGGGCTGCGCAAGCGCTGAGCAACTCGCGAACGCGGTGCATCTGAACTCGGATTCACGGCCCGCTGCTCGTGCGCAGTTCCTGCAGATCGAGCGCCATATTCCAGCGGGCGAACCCTTCGAGACTTTTGACACCGTCCTTGAGCGGGTCCGGCATGCTCATCTGCTCGCAATGTTCGACGAACTCTAG
- a CDS encoding Eco29kI family restriction endonuclease, whose amino-acid sequence MALSPDRAAINALQDALDAVLAAAGENPPQAVVRRIREGLSAHAVAVETARAVTDTVRMPSATFDPSDPKIVGRMVSLALLAQPLVRLTDIRSSYGSGVYAIYYSGDHPLYAGISRSETPIYVGKADPANDDASTTREQGARLTARLLEHAGTIATAAGYADQLPNGLSPIRLEDFLSRRLVCATNAQLVAEKHLIRTFWPVWNAETKACWGMSKHGDAASTRANKRSPWDVVHPGRQWALDERLQNSLSPDEIAARIAATLERVPPRRDHAALLEEMLKGFRQNGGGANEREVGPNEDAAGPSEEEVGGADD is encoded by the coding sequence ATGGCACTGTCACCGGATCGCGCAGCGATCAATGCCTTGCAGGACGCGCTCGACGCGGTGCTCGCCGCCGCTGGCGAGAACCCACCACAGGCCGTGGTTCGGCGAATCCGCGAGGGTCTGTCGGCGCATGCGGTGGCCGTGGAGACGGCGCGAGCTGTCACTGACACCGTGCGCATGCCAAGCGCGACCTTCGATCCCTCCGATCCCAAGATCGTGGGTCGCATGGTGTCCTTGGCGCTGCTCGCCCAGCCGTTGGTTCGATTGACCGATATCAGGTCGTCTTATGGCTCGGGTGTCTACGCGATCTATTATTCTGGTGATCATCCGCTCTACGCCGGGATCTCCCGGTCCGAGACCCCAATCTATGTCGGCAAGGCCGACCCGGCGAACGATGATGCCAGCACCACCCGCGAGCAAGGCGCGCGCTTGACGGCGCGCCTTCTGGAGCATGCGGGCACGATCGCGACCGCCGCCGGATATGCTGATCAACTGCCCAATGGCCTGTCACCCATCCGACTTGAGGACTTCCTCTCCCGCCGCCTAGTCTGCGCCACAAATGCTCAGCTTGTGGCCGAGAAGCATCTCATCCGCACGTTTTGGCCCGTGTGGAATGCCGAAACAAAGGCGTGTTGGGGCATGAGCAAGCATGGCGATGCCGCCTCGACCCGGGCCAACAAGCGCTCGCCGTGGGACGTAGTGCATCCCGGCCGGCAGTGGGCGCTTGACGAGCGGCTCCAGAACTCGCTTTCGCCCGACGAGATCGCCGCCCGGATCGCGGCCACGCTGGAGCGCGTGCCGCCCCGCCGCGATCACGCCGCGCTTCTCGAGGAAATGCTCAAGGGGTTCAGGCAGAATGGCGGGGGCGCCAACGAGCGAGAGGTCGGTCCCAATGAGGACGCGGCCGGCCCCTCCGAGGAGGAGGTTGGTGGCGCGGACGACTGA
- a CDS encoding NADH dehydrogenase ubiquinone Fe-S protein 4 — protein sequence MAAPADGRARTFESGPSANDNQAVALAGATSFPHGAKAIIEPLTLATNGGRRRRNRWRVRFAPRWGPVADPLMGWTGGGDPLATIELRFPDRASAERYCQRQGLIFECRAAPSLGQIRPAIPDALGPVLCCWTTGPHALCCGNFPCASTAANGEDERRSA from the coding sequence ATGGCGGCGCCCGCTGACGGCCGGGCCCGGACTTTCGAGTCCGGGCCTTCGGCCAACGACAACCAGGCGGTTGCCCTCGCAGGTGCGACCTCGTTCCCGCACGGCGCCAAGGCGATTATCGAGCCGCTGACCCTAGCCACAAACGGCGGCCGACGCCGCCGAAATCGATGGCGGGTCAGGTTCGCGCCGCGCTGGGGCCCGGTTGCCGACCCGCTGATGGGTTGGACCGGCGGAGGCGATCCCCTCGCTACGATCGAGCTGCGCTTTCCCGACCGGGCCTCGGCCGAGCGATATTGTCAAAGGCAGGGTCTTATCTTCGAATGCCGGGCGGCGCCATCGCTAGGCCAAATCCGTCCAGCTATCCCCGATGCCCTGGGTCCCGTGCTTTGCTGCTGGACCACAGGCCCGCATGCCCTGTGCTGCGGCAATTTCCCTTGCGCCAGTACCGCCGCCAACGGCGAGGATGAGCGCAGGTCTGCATAG
- a CDS encoding Hsp20 family protein yields MRPNFDFTPYRRSTVGFDRLFNLLEAGAREEDGYPPFDIQKIDDDNFRITVAVAGFKPEDIEIVAHQNLLSVTGKRADDADKGEYLHRGIAARAFERRFQLADFIEVGHANFEHGLLSIELKRVVPEAMKPRRIEIGGATSDSKLLGEAKEKAAEPV; encoded by the coding sequence ATGAGACCGAACTTCGACTTTACCCCTTATCGCCGATCGACGGTCGGCTTCGACCGGCTGTTCAACCTGCTCGAGGCGGGTGCGCGCGAGGAAGATGGCTATCCGCCGTTCGACATCCAGAAGATCGACGACGATAATTTCCGCATCACTGTCGCGGTCGCCGGCTTCAAGCCGGAGGATATCGAGATCGTCGCGCATCAGAACCTGCTCTCGGTGACCGGCAAGCGCGCTGACGACGCCGACAAGGGCGAATATCTGCATCGCGGCATCGCCGCCCGGGCCTTCGAGCGGCGCTTCCAGCTCGCCGACTTCATCGAAGTAGGCCATGCGAACTTCGAGCACGGCCTCCTGTCGATCGAGTTGAAGCGCGTGGTGCCTGAAGCGATGAAGCCGCGCCGCATCGAGATCGGCGGCGCCACTTCCGACAGCAAGCTGCTGGGCGAAGCGAAGGAAAAGGCGGCCGAGCCGGTCTGA
- a CDS encoding YdcH family protein codes for MNDHYLRYLEREHSRLEAEIREEEKRPLPRHFLIGRLKKLKLAVKDQMAACSGHKAEREAA; via the coding sequence ATGAATGACCATTATCTGCGCTACCTCGAGCGCGAACATTCGCGGCTCGAAGCTGAAATCCGAGAGGAAGAGAAGCGACCTCTGCCGCGCCATTTCCTGATCGGCCGGCTCAAGAAGCTGAAGCTGGCGGTGAAGGATCAGATGGCGGCCTGCTCGGGCCACAAGGCCGAGCGCGAAGCCGCTTGA
- a CDS encoding Hsp20/alpha crystallin family protein: MAIRDLIPWSRQENRLPVPVSAERERDAHPLESLHREVNRLFDDVFRNFGMPAFADFDRLSGWPHLELGETDKEIRVTAELPGVDEKDVEIFVEDGALTLRGEKKSEVEDKDRGYSERSYGRFERRIGLPRGIERDKVAATFKNGVLTVTLPRTEAAAQNIRRIPVNGGAR; the protein is encoded by the coding sequence ATGGCAATTCGTGATCTCATTCCCTGGAGCCGGCAGGAAAACCGGCTGCCCGTTCCGGTGAGCGCCGAACGGGAAAGGGACGCCCATCCGTTGGAGTCGCTCCACCGCGAGGTGAACCGTCTCTTCGACGATGTCTTTCGCAACTTCGGCATGCCCGCCTTTGCCGATTTCGACCGCTTGTCGGGATGGCCCCACCTTGAGCTCGGCGAGACCGACAAGGAAATTCGCGTGACGGCGGAACTACCGGGTGTGGACGAGAAGGACGTGGAGATTTTCGTCGAAGACGGCGCCTTGACCCTGCGCGGCGAAAAGAAGTCCGAAGTCGAGGACAAGGATCGCGGCTACTCGGAGCGCAGCTATGGCCGCTTCGAGCGCCGCATCGGCCTGCCCAGAGGCATCGAACGCGACAAGGTCGCGGCTACCTTCAAGAACGGCGTCCTCACGGTGACGTTGCCTAGGACGGAGGCGGCGGCACAGAACATCCGCCGGATTCCCGTAAATGGCGGCGCCCGCTGA